The following proteins come from a genomic window of Myxococcales bacterium:
- a CDS encoding CcmD family protein, with the protein MPPPPSSALAKGSDKPADRATTFQAVEGGEVHSGQVLLVEAYVAIWLFLLAFIAMSWRKQARLHARLDDLEQVVDRAAARLEGAAPMKPASAKAPAAAPPSEAATAEGA; encoded by the coding sequence ATGCCGCCGCCTCCCTCGAGCGCCCTCGCGAAGGGCTCCGACAAGCCCGCCGACCGGGCCACCACCTTCCAGGCGGTTGAGGGCGGCGAAGTCCACAGCGGGCAGGTCCTCCTGGTCGAAGCGTACGTGGCTATCTGGTTATTTTTGCTCGCATTTATTGCCATGTCCTGGCGAAAGCAGGCGCGCCTCCACGCGCGCCTCGACGACCTCGAGCAGGTGGTCGACCGCGCCGCCGCGCGCCTCGAGGGGGCGGCCCCGATGAAGCCCGCGAGCGCGAAGGCCCCGGCCGCGGCGCCGCCAAGCGAGGCGGCGACCGCCGAGGGCGCCTGA
- the ccsA gene encoding cytochrome c biogenesis protein CcsA: protein MSAPGDTLEARRRPLRATASEPRVGVAFPALLLVSALLVLGTIHVAFLRAPTERTMGIVQKIFYFHVPSAYSMYLGATACFAGSIAYLLRPTDRADAIAKAGAELSVVYGLCVLVTGPLWAAKAWGFYWTWDPRLTTAMLSFLIYVAYLVLRAFTGDGPGERRFAAALGILGAANLPIIHFSVQKWGGQHPTVVTSQGGGLQHPDMKLAFWLGMAGFTFLTVALLWARVRVLLVESRLARLEEDAIDLGLDERTEA, encoded by the coding sequence ATGAGCGCGCCCGGAGACACCCTCGAGGCACGGCGCAGGCCCCTGCGCGCGACCGCAAGCGAGCCTCGCGTGGGCGTCGCGTTCCCCGCGCTGCTCCTCGTGTCGGCCCTGCTGGTGCTCGGCACGATCCACGTCGCGTTCCTTCGCGCGCCCACCGAGCGCACGATGGGCATCGTGCAGAAGATCTTCTACTTCCACGTGCCGTCGGCCTACAGCATGTACCTCGGGGCCACGGCGTGTTTCGCGGGCTCGATCGCGTACTTGCTCCGCCCCACCGATCGCGCCGACGCGATCGCGAAGGCCGGCGCCGAGCTGTCGGTCGTGTACGGGCTGTGCGTGCTCGTCACCGGGCCGCTGTGGGCCGCGAAGGCCTGGGGCTTCTATTGGACGTGGGATCCGCGCCTCACCACGGCCATGTTGAGCTTCCTCATCTACGTCGCCTATCTCGTGCTGCGCGCCTTCACGGGTGACGGCCCCGGCGAGCGTCGCTTCGCCGCGGCCCTCGGCATCCTCGGCGCGGCCAACCTGCCCATCATCCATTTCAGCGTGCAGAAGTGGGGCGGCCAGCACCCCACGGTCGTCACCAGCCAGGGCGGCGGGCTCCAGCACCCCGACATGAAGCTCGCGTTCTGGCTCGGCATGGCCGGCTTCACCTTCCTCACCGTCGCGCTCCTGTGGGCCCGCGTGCGGGTGCTCCTCGTCGAGAGCCGCCTCGCCCGCCTCGAAGAAGACGCGATCGATCTTGGCCTCGACGAACGAACGGAAGCCTGA
- a CDS encoding CPBP family intramembrane metalloprotease: MRPARPGEKRWARLLLVYGGLLVVALGLAALRGESPFITTPTLPLGAAALVAVSLALGAALAILTVIATRWLVRRFAWARRLHETLRPAVKDATTGQLLGMAAMSGLGEELFFRGLLVPALGAVASSLLFGLLHQVPGRARFVWAAWATLMGLAFAAVFQLTGSLAGPMLAHVAINAVNLVFLRDTAATVAPRKLGGILRA, from the coding sequence ATGCGGCCGGCTCGACCAGGAGAGAAGCGCTGGGCGCGCCTGCTCCTCGTGTACGGCGGCCTGCTCGTGGTCGCGCTCGGGCTCGCCGCCCTCCGCGGTGAGAGCCCCTTCATCACGACGCCGACCCTGCCGCTCGGCGCGGCAGCGCTCGTGGCCGTGAGCCTCGCGCTCGGCGCGGCGCTGGCCATCCTCACGGTGATCGCGACCCGGTGGCTCGTCCGCCGCTTCGCGTGGGCTCGGCGCCTGCACGAGACCCTCCGCCCCGCCGTGAAGGACGCGACCACGGGCCAGCTGCTGGGCATGGCCGCGATGAGCGGCCTCGGCGAGGAGCTCTTCTTCCGCGGGCTGCTCGTGCCCGCGCTCGGCGCCGTGGCCTCGAGCCTCCTCTTCGGCCTGCTCCACCAGGTCCCGGGCCGCGCGCGCTTCGTATGGGCGGCCTGGGCGACGCTCATGGGCCTCGCGTTCGCCGCGGTGTTCCAGCTCACGGGCAGCCTGGCGGGGCCCATGCTCGCCCACGTGGCCATCAACGCCGTGAACCTCGTCTTCCTCCGAGACACGGCGGCCACGGTCGCGCCCCGCAAGCTAGGCGGCATCCTGCGGGCCTGA
- a CDS encoding response regulator, giving the protein MTQPTLDRPRLLIVDDEKYIRDILADFLGMEGYYVRTAADGAAALNELQQAHYDLIISDLKMPRMGGIELLEAVGAAAPNALTIIMTGFGTVETAIDAMKRGAYDYILKPFKVEEVIHVVQRGLEKQRLSAENMRLREALSLYKVSEAISASLSLEQVLATVGDTALTELDAESVSTWLDDGEGGFFERQRLFAAHLPADVCAQLGTFEPEAFVEHFAADTVLLDQGVIASRFFKQPPVSPATSLLAVPLRIKTRLIGWVCLTSYARTTRFDEGQRKLLSIVAARTSAAVENARLYEDLRATFQQTIQGLAKAIDKMDRYTAGHSDRVALYSMLLAKRLGLGQDQVEVVRQSALMHDIGKIGCVMNLNKPGKLTQDEYETFKQHPGYGKDILEPIKFLNPLIPGVYLHHERWDGRGYPLGLKGNDVPVMARIVSVADTYDAMTSDRAYRRALPHEVALNEIDRCSSTQFDPAITDAWNEGIEEFREQQRAEGVDVPE; this is encoded by the coding sequence ATGACCCAGCCCACCCTCGACCGCCCACGGCTCCTCATCGTCGACGATGAGAAGTACATCCGCGATATTCTTGCCGATTTCTTGGGCATGGAGGGCTACTACGTCCGCACCGCGGCGGACGGGGCGGCGGCGCTGAACGAGCTTCAGCAGGCGCACTACGACCTCATCATCAGCGACCTGAAGATGCCCCGCATGGGCGGCATCGAGCTGCTGGAGGCGGTCGGGGCCGCCGCGCCCAACGCGCTCACCATCATCATGACGGGCTTCGGCACGGTCGAGACCGCGATCGACGCCATGAAGCGTGGCGCGTACGACTACATCCTGAAGCCGTTCAAGGTGGAGGAGGTCATCCACGTCGTCCAGCGCGGCCTCGAGAAGCAGCGGCTCTCCGCGGAGAACATGCGCCTCCGCGAGGCCCTCTCGCTGTACAAGGTCTCCGAAGCCATCAGCGCGAGCCTGTCGCTCGAGCAGGTGCTCGCGACCGTGGGAGACACCGCGCTCACCGAGCTCGACGCGGAGAGCGTCTCTACCTGGCTCGACGACGGCGAGGGTGGCTTCTTCGAGCGGCAGAGGCTCTTCGCGGCGCACCTGCCGGCCGACGTCTGCGCCCAGCTCGGTACGTTCGAGCCGGAGGCGTTCGTCGAGCACTTCGCCGCCGACACCGTGCTGCTCGACCAAGGGGTGATCGCCTCGCGGTTCTTCAAGCAGCCTCCGGTGAGCCCGGCCACCTCGCTGCTCGCGGTGCCGCTGCGCATCAAGACCCGACTCATCGGCTGGGTGTGCCTCACCTCGTATGCCCGCACGACGCGCTTCGACGAGGGCCAGCGCAAGCTCCTCTCGATCGTGGCTGCGCGCACGTCGGCGGCGGTCGAGAACGCGCGCCTCTACGAGGACCTGCGCGCCACCTTCCAGCAGACGATCCAGGGGCTCGCCAAGGCCATCGACAAGATGGATCGCTACACCGCCGGCCACTCCGATCGGGTGGCGCTCTACAGCATGTTGCTCGCGAAGCGCCTCGGGCTCGGGCAAGACCAGGTCGAGGTCGTCCGGCAGAGCGCGCTCATGCACGACATCGGCAAGATCGGGTGCGTGATGAACCTGAACAAGCCGGGGAAGCTCACGCAGGACGAATACGAGACCTTCAAGCAGCACCCCGGGTACGGCAAGGACATCCTCGAGCCGATCAAGTTCTTGAACCCGCTCATCCCCGGCGTGTACCTCCACCACGAGCGCTGGGACGGTCGCGGCTACCCGCTCGGGCTGAAGGGCAACGACGTGCCCGTGATGGCGCGCATCGTGTCGGTGGCCGACACCTACGACGCCATGACCAGCGATCGCGCCTACCGCCGCGCGCTCCCGCACGAGGTCGCGCTCAACGAGATCGATCGCTGCTCGAGCACCCAGTTCGACCCCGCGATCACCGACGCGTGGAACGAAGGCATCGAGGAGTTCCGCGAGCAGCAGCGCGCCGAAGGCGTCGACGTCCCCGAGTAA
- a CDS encoding TolC family protein, producing the protein MAEAEAQRTAAGLRFDNPRLTVEGRPAVTGGRFLGDMGYGGTFEVPFDVGGAPPARAREAERGIDVAKADVDVERRRARREVWSAYVRVRASERRVEEIQSVLRIAERIVQASARRAAAGAAGDVDEMAARSELAVLQGLAESAARQRESQLMELRGLLDLDAGRRLDLVTPLAEPAPAAAEADLISRALSRRPELARSRARVAQLVATDARLAQELFPRLSVYLGVDAAPVSPIFGQLGLSVELPVAQRNQRARAVAQRQRTTEETLTALLLRQIVRDVSAARSAYEGRRRELDILSRTALPAAERTLELVELGWIAGRFDIFRVTTAARDVARVRALRIDALEAAWLEHVALDYTVGGAS; encoded by the coding sequence GTGGCCGAGGCGGAGGCCCAGCGCACGGCCGCCGGGCTCCGCTTCGACAACCCACGCCTCACCGTCGAGGGCCGACCGGCGGTCACGGGGGGGCGGTTCCTCGGCGACATGGGGTACGGCGGCACGTTCGAGGTGCCCTTCGACGTAGGCGGCGCCCCTCCGGCGCGCGCGCGCGAGGCCGAGCGCGGGATCGACGTCGCCAAAGCCGACGTGGACGTCGAGCGCCGGCGCGCGCGCCGCGAAGTGTGGAGCGCCTACGTGCGCGTGCGCGCTTCAGAGCGGCGGGTCGAGGAGATCCAGTCGGTGCTCCGCATCGCCGAGCGCATCGTGCAGGCCTCGGCGCGTCGCGCGGCCGCGGGCGCCGCGGGCGACGTGGACGAGATGGCCGCTCGGAGCGAGCTCGCCGTGCTCCAGGGGCTCGCCGAGTCGGCCGCCCGGCAGCGGGAGTCACAGCTCATGGAGCTGCGAGGGCTGCTCGACCTCGACGCGGGGCGCCGGCTCGACCTCGTGACCCCGCTCGCGGAGCCAGCGCCCGCCGCGGCCGAGGCCGACCTCATCTCGCGCGCCCTCAGCCGCCGGCCCGAGCTCGCCCGGTCGCGGGCCCGCGTGGCGCAGCTCGTGGCGACCGACGCGCGACTCGCCCAGGAGCTGTTCCCCCGGCTCAGCGTGTACCTCGGCGTCGACGCGGCCCCGGTGTCTCCCATCTTCGGCCAGCTGGGCCTCTCGGTGGAGCTCCCGGTAGCGCAACGCAACCAGCGCGCGCGCGCCGTCGCGCAGCGCCAGCGGACGACCGAGGAGACCCTCACCGCGCTCCTCTTGCGGCAGATCGTGCGCGACGTGAGCGCCGCGCGCTCCGCGTACGAGGGGCGCCGTCGCGAGCTCGACATCCTGAGTCGCACCGCGCTCCCGGCGGCCGAGCGTACGCTCGAGCTGGTCGAGCTCGGCTGGATCGCCGGCCGCTTCGACATTTTTCGCGTCACCACCGCCGCCCGAGACGTCGCGCGGGTTCGTGCGCTGCGCATCGACGCGCTCGAGGCGGCCTGGCTCGAGCACGTGGCGCTCGACTACACTGTGGGAGGAGCCTCGTGA
- a CDS encoding efflux RND transporter periplasmic adaptor subunit, with the protein MSPEAAPAAPNSAPTRGATALRWGAAALAAVALAGGVVYAVRHKAPVEAEPPRDVPTFDGSAIRFSPAYAERVGLVFAKVESGDLSPTSNFTGTVAFDPERVAVVGARVAGRISHVRKFDGDMVKATDTLAELESAELGSAQSALLVAKAHLAAAEANDLREKQLAEAKVSSARDAELAHAVALASKAEVMGAEQRVRALGGSSATGVGVFRVTSPIAGRIVESHVSRGQSVDPSATLFRVADLSRVWVELSVFERELAGLRAGDDVELSPQINAAVVVKGKVAHVGDVIDLETRSADVRIVVDNAHELLRPGQSVTARIHRQVVKAEGFLLPSEALTTVDGKVTVFVLREKNAVEPRTVVVGARDRTRVQVTSGLAAGDTVVSKGVFALKAEIFR; encoded by the coding sequence GTGAGCCCCGAAGCTGCACCTGCCGCACCGAACAGCGCGCCCACCCGCGGCGCCACCGCGCTCCGCTGGGGCGCGGCGGCGCTCGCCGCGGTCGCGTTGGCGGGGGGCGTGGTCTACGCCGTTCGCCACAAGGCCCCGGTCGAGGCCGAGCCTCCGCGCGACGTGCCCACGTTCGATGGGTCGGCGATCCGCTTCTCGCCCGCCTACGCCGAGCGAGTGGGCCTCGTGTTCGCGAAGGTCGAGAGCGGCGATCTGTCACCCACCTCGAACTTCACGGGCACGGTCGCGTTCGACCCGGAGCGGGTCGCCGTCGTGGGCGCCCGCGTGGCGGGCCGCATCAGTCACGTGCGCAAGTTCGACGGGGACATGGTCAAGGCGACCGACACCCTCGCCGAGCTCGAGAGCGCGGAGCTCGGCTCGGCGCAGTCGGCGCTGCTGGTCGCGAAGGCGCACCTCGCGGCGGCGGAGGCCAACGACCTCCGCGAGAAGCAGCTCGCCGAGGCGAAGGTCTCCTCGGCGCGCGACGCCGAGCTCGCGCACGCCGTGGCGCTCGCGTCGAAGGCCGAGGTCATGGGCGCCGAGCAGCGCGTGCGAGCGCTTGGAGGCTCGAGCGCGACCGGGGTCGGCGTGTTCCGGGTCACGAGCCCCATCGCCGGCAGGATCGTCGAGTCACACGTCTCCCGTGGCCAGTCCGTCGACCCGTCGGCGACGCTGTTTCGGGTCGCCGACCTGTCCCGCGTGTGGGTGGAGCTGTCGGTCTTCGAACGCGAGCTCGCCGGGCTGCGCGCGGGCGACGACGTCGAGCTCTCCCCCCAAATCAACGCCGCGGTGGTCGTGAAGGGCAAGGTCGCCCACGTGGGCGACGTCATCGATCTCGAGACACGCAGCGCCGACGTGCGCATCGTCGTCGACAACGCCCACGAGCTCTTGCGCCCCGGTCAGTCGGTCACGGCCCGCATTCATCGCCAGGTGGTGAAGGCGGAGGGCTTCTTGCTCCCGAGCGAGGCGCTCACGACAGTCGACGGAAAGGTCACGGTGTTCGTGCTCCGCGAGAAGAACGCCGTGGAGCCACGCACCGTCGTGGTGGGCGCGCGCGACCGGACCCGCGTGCAGGTCACCTCCGGCCTCGCGGCCGGCGACACGGTGGTCTCCAAGGGAGTGTTCGCGCTGAAGGCCGAGATCTTCCGGTGA
- a CDS encoding acyl-CoA dehydrogenase family protein, with protein sequence MIDFELTDEQKALIDTARRFARERIIPVAAEADRLSEFPKGLFEAAWENGLVNITIPEAYGGLGVGELESTMITEELAYGCSGIQTALTANTLAATPVILGGSDEQKKKYLGMLTSEPVRASYATSEPNAGSDVAGMQCKFVQHGDDYVLNGQKAWITNAAYARWFVVFATQDPSLKHRGIGAFIIDREAEGFEVGKHEDKLGQRASDTAQIFLDDVKVHKANLLAPEGQGFKLAMETFNQTRPDIGASAVGVMRRCLDECIAYAKERKTFGTAIANHQAIQFMLAEMGIRIEATQLLVRKAAWALDKKRPSPLTSSCAKAFGGDAAMATAIDAVQIFGGNGYTKEYPVEKLMRDAKILQIYEGTSQIQRMVIAKTLLGG encoded by the coding sequence ATGATCGATTTCGAGCTGACCGACGAGCAGAAGGCCCTCATCGACACCGCGCGACGCTTCGCCCGCGAGCGCATCATCCCGGTCGCCGCGGAGGCCGACCGCCTCTCCGAGTTCCCCAAGGGCCTCTTCGAGGCGGCCTGGGAGAACGGCCTCGTCAACATCACCATCCCGGAGGCCTACGGCGGCCTTGGTGTGGGCGAGCTCGAGAGCACGATGATCACCGAGGAGCTCGCCTACGGCTGCTCCGGCATCCAGACCGCGCTGACGGCCAACACGCTCGCGGCGACGCCGGTCATCCTCGGCGGCTCGGACGAGCAGAAGAAGAAGTACCTCGGGATGCTCACCTCGGAGCCCGTGCGCGCCTCGTACGCCACGAGCGAGCCCAACGCGGGGAGCGACGTGGCAGGCATGCAGTGCAAGTTCGTGCAGCACGGCGATGACTACGTCCTGAACGGGCAGAAGGCGTGGATCACCAACGCGGCCTACGCGCGCTGGTTCGTGGTGTTCGCCACGCAGGACCCCTCCCTCAAGCACCGCGGCATCGGCGCGTTCATCATCGACCGCGAGGCCGAGGGCTTCGAGGTCGGCAAGCACGAGGACAAGCTCGGCCAGCGCGCGAGCGACACGGCGCAGATCTTCCTCGACGACGTGAAGGTCCACAAGGCGAACCTGCTCGCGCCCGAGGGCCAGGGCTTCAAGCTCGCGATGGAGACCTTCAACCAGACGCGCCCCGACATCGGCGCGAGCGCAGTCGGCGTCATGCGGCGCTGCCTCGACGAGTGCATCGCGTACGCGAAGGAGCGAAAGACCTTCGGCACGGCGATCGCCAACCACCAGGCGATCCAGTTCATGCTCGCCGAGATGGGCATCCGCATCGAGGCCACGCAGCTGCTCGTGCGCAAGGCCGCGTGGGCGCTCGACAAGAAGCGCCCCTCGCCGCTCACCTCGTCTTGCGCGAAGGCGTTCGGCGGCGACGCCGCGATGGCCACGGCGATCGACGCCGTGCAGATCTTCGGCGGCAACGGCTACACGAAGGAGTACCCCGTCGAGAAGCTCATGCGCGACGCGAAGATTCTTCAGATCTACGAGGGGACGAGCCAGATCCAGCGCATGGTCATCGCCAAGACGCTGCTCGGCGGTTGA
- the lipB gene encoding lipoyl(octanoyl) transferase LipB — translation MKHLTFHWLGRGRYEGVHRLQQALVEARAAHQVGDTVLLVEHEPVITLGRSANAENVLADPATRAERGIDLVETGRGGDVTYHGPGQLVVYPVLDLKPDRCDVRRYVRDLGEVMVRLARSHGLDAGYVQGFVGTWIDLDSPRRFDCAAAEATLNGVAASGAGLRLGKVGAIGVRLSRWVTMHGFAFNVSTDLAGFATIVPCGISQHAVTSLASLGVSHASVETVARSLAVPHFAAVFEVSSEVASLEDTQQLVDRFGALAAPASPQADR, via the coding sequence ATGAAACATCTGACCTTTCACTGGCTAGGCCGCGGCCGTTACGAGGGTGTCCATCGGCTCCAGCAGGCCCTCGTCGAGGCGCGCGCCGCCCACCAGGTCGGCGACACCGTCCTGCTCGTGGAGCACGAGCCGGTGATCACCCTTGGCCGCAGCGCCAACGCCGAGAACGTCCTCGCCGATCCCGCCACCCGCGCGGAGCGGGGCATCGACCTCGTCGAGACGGGTCGCGGGGGCGACGTCACGTACCACGGGCCGGGGCAGCTCGTGGTCTACCCCGTGCTCGACCTGAAACCCGACCGCTGCGACGTGCGACGGTACGTCCGCGATCTCGGCGAGGTGATGGTGCGCCTGGCGCGCAGCCACGGGCTCGACGCGGGGTACGTGCAGGGCTTCGTGGGGACGTGGATCGATCTCGACTCGCCGCGGCGGTTCGACTGCGCGGCGGCCGAGGCCACACTGAACGGCGTCGCCGCGTCGGGCGCGGGGCTGCGGCTGGGGAAGGTCGGCGCGATCGGCGTGCGCCTCTCGCGGTGGGTCACGATGCACGGCTTCGCGTTCAACGTGAGCACCGACCTCGCCGGGTTCGCCACCATCGTCCCGTGCGGAATCTCCCAGCACGCGGTCACGTCGCTCGCGTCGCTCGGGGTGAGCCACGCCTCCGTCGAGACGGTGGCGCGCTCGCTCGCCGTACCGCACTTCGCAGCGGTCTTCGAGGTGAGCTCGGAGGTGGCGTCGCTCGAAGATACGCAGCAGCTCGTCGATCGCTTCGGGGCGCTCGCCGCGCCGGCCAGCCCGCAGGCCGACCGCTGA
- a CDS encoding IMP dehydrogenase, translated as MLEDVLRECLTFDDVLLLPAYSDVLPRDVDTRSPLTRRISLAVPLLSAAMDSVTEARMARAMALEGGLGVLHKNLTPEEQAAEVRAVKEAPQVALPAHATVDAAGRLRVAAAVGPGPDREARVEALVAAGVDVLVVDTAHGHSRGVIDAVRAIKLAHPTLDVIAGNVATADAARALVDAGVDAVKVGIGPGSICTTRVVAGVGVPQITAIADCAREAERAGVYVIADGGIKLSGDFTKALAAGARTVMIGSLFAGTDEAPGEVELLMGRAFKNYRGMGSLGAMSRGSKDRYGQGGTADEKLVPEGIEGRVQYRGHLAAILHQLVGGLRSGMGYVGARTVDELRERGRFVRITSAGLRESHVHDVTLAVEAPNYRG; from the coding sequence ATGCTGGAAGACGTTCTCCGCGAGTGCCTCACGTTTGACGACGTCCTGCTCCTCCCCGCGTACAGCGACGTCCTCCCCCGCGACGTCGACACGCGCTCGCCGCTCACGCGGCGCATATCCCTCGCGGTCCCGCTGCTCTCGGCGGCGATGGACTCGGTCACCGAGGCTCGCATGGCGCGCGCGATGGCGCTCGAGGGCGGGCTCGGCGTGCTCCACAAGAACCTCACCCCGGAAGAGCAGGCCGCCGAGGTCCGCGCGGTGAAAGAGGCGCCGCAGGTGGCGCTCCCGGCGCACGCCACGGTCGACGCCGCGGGGCGCCTCCGCGTCGCCGCGGCGGTGGGCCCGGGGCCCGATCGCGAGGCCCGCGTCGAGGCGCTCGTCGCCGCCGGGGTCGACGTGCTCGTGGTGGACACGGCGCACGGCCATTCGAGGGGCGTGATCGACGCCGTGCGGGCCATCAAGCTCGCGCACCCCACGCTCGACGTGATCGCCGGCAACGTCGCCACCGCCGACGCCGCGCGCGCCCTCGTGGACGCGGGCGTCGACGCCGTGAAGGTCGGCATCGGCCCCGGCAGCATCTGCACGACGCGCGTGGTGGCGGGCGTGGGGGTGCCGCAGATCACGGCGATCGCCGACTGCGCGAGAGAGGCCGAGCGCGCGGGCGTGTACGTCATCGCCGACGGCGGGATCAAGCTCTCGGGCGACTTCACGAAGGCCCTCGCCGCGGGAGCGCGGACGGTGATGATCGGCTCGCTCTTCGCGGGCACCGACGAGGCGCCGGGGGAGGTGGAGCTCCTCATGGGGCGGGCTTTCAAGAACTACCGCGGCATGGGGTCGCTGGGCGCGATGTCGCGCGGCAGCAAGGACCGCTACGGGCAAGGCGGCACCGCCGACGAGAAGCTCGTGCCCGAGGGCATCGAGGGCCGCGTGCAGTACCGCGGGCACCTCGCGGCCATCCTGCACCAGCTCGTGGGTGGGCTGCGCAGCGGGATGGGCTACGTCGGCGCGCGCACCGTCGACGAGCTCCGCGAGCGCGGCCGCTTCGTGCGCATCACCTCGGCGGGCCTCCGCGAGAGCCACGTGCACGACGTGACCCTGGCCGTCGAGGCGCCCAACTACCGAGGGTGA